The Deltaproteobacteria bacterium genome contains a region encoding:
- a CDS encoding outer membrane lipoprotein-sorting protein gives MVRLRHLLLAFVAVWSCASSVVHAESDGLALVTDTWARYRSVKTEREESEILIVSAPQAAGFSRAETDAMVRDARAGVIHKRAVRHVLYAPDHHDKIHLLFSLPADDAGLGFLVWRQTDNTPDDMWLFMPGYRAVRRVPVSSKQRLAGTDLLYEDVRELAGERTDRFVYKTVGTEPVDGRTADMVVATPKADTESAYGSRKVWIDKEWLFPLKVEFYDAAGKLWKVLRNTEVNEVAPGVRRADLAEMRDVQLNECTLLLVTKRSVGSEIPAQVFTEDYLVHPGAD, from the coding sequence ATGGTCCGTCTCCGCCATCTGCTGCTAGCATTCGTCGCCGTCTGGTCGTGCGCCAGCTCCGTTGTGCACGCCGAGTCGGACGGCTTGGCGCTGGTCACCGACACCTGGGCGCGTTATCGCAGTGTGAAGACCGAGCGAGAGGAAAGCGAGATCCTCATCGTCAGCGCGCCGCAGGCCGCCGGTTTCTCGCGCGCCGAGACCGACGCCATGGTTCGGGATGCCCGCGCCGGGGTGATTCACAAGCGCGCCGTCCGGCACGTGTTGTACGCCCCTGACCACCACGACAAGATCCATCTACTGTTCTCGCTGCCTGCCGATGACGCCGGCCTCGGCTTTCTGGTCTGGCGCCAGACCGACAACACTCCCGACGACATGTGGCTGTTCATGCCCGGCTACCGCGCTGTGCGGCGCGTCCCGGTCAGCAGCAAACAACGGCTGGCGGGCACGGATCTGCTCTACGAAGACGTGCGCGAGTTGGCCGGCGAACGGACCGATCGGTTCGTCTACAAGACCGTTGGCACCGAGCCGGTTGACGGTCGCACCGCGGACATGGTTGTTGCCACACCGAAGGCGGACACTGAGAGCGCCTACGGCAGCCGGAAGGTCTGGATCGACAAGGAGTGGCTCTTTCCGCTCAAAGTGGAGTTCTACGACGCCGCCGGAAAGTTGTGGAAAGTGTTGCGCAACACCGAGGTCAATGAAGTAGCCCCAGGCGTCCGCCGCGCGGATTTGGCCGAGATGCGCGACGTGCAGCTCAACGAGTGCACGCTGTTGCTGGTGACCAAGCGGAGTGTTGGCAGCGAAATCCCGGCCCAGGTCTTCACCGAGGACTACTTGGTACATCCCGGCGCCGACTGA